A portion of the Chondrinema litorale genome contains these proteins:
- a CDS encoding dicarboxylate/amino acid:cation symporter, which produces MKKIAIHWQIIIGMVLGIVVGLILISAGWGQFSNDWIKPFGKIFINSLKLIAVPLVLFSLVKGITSLTDVSQLSSMGGKTVLIYVSTTIVAVTLGLLLVNITNPGKGFTEETRKEFSANYASDTEMRAGSAKEVQGKGPLQPLVDVVTDNIFVSFADNAKMLQVIFFAILFGVAMVMVNSPVVEPIKRAFDGLNEIVIQMVNIIMLFAPFGVFALLCSLLVDIAGDNPDRAVELLGVLAQYSLTVVFGLGLMIFGFYPMLVRVFGKFKYKDFFSGIFPAQMMAFSTSSSAATLPVTMERVEKHLGVSNETASFVLPLGATVNMDGTSLYQGVAAVFIAQAYGLDLTIGQQLGIVVTATLASIGSAAVPGAGIVMLVIVLEQAKIPVEGIALILAPDRILDMCRTVVNVTGDATVCMLVEKTKKKSEIPSESVKV; this is translated from the coding sequence ATGAAGAAAATCGCAATACACTGGCAGATAATTATTGGAATGGTCCTAGGCATAGTTGTAGGACTAATTTTGATTAGTGCTGGTTGGGGACAATTCTCTAATGACTGGATTAAGCCCTTCGGTAAAATATTTATCAATTCTCTAAAATTAATAGCTGTTCCTTTGGTGTTATTTTCCCTTGTAAAGGGAATTACCAGTTTAACGGATGTTTCTCAGCTATCTTCGATGGGAGGTAAAACAGTTTTAATATATGTCAGTACTACTATTGTTGCTGTTACATTAGGTTTATTATTGGTAAACATTACTAATCCCGGTAAAGGTTTTACTGAAGAAACTCGAAAAGAGTTTAGTGCTAACTATGCTTCAGATACAGAAATGAGAGCAGGTTCAGCCAAAGAAGTGCAAGGAAAGGGACCACTACAACCATTGGTTGATGTAGTAACCGATAACATCTTTGTTTCATTTGCTGATAATGCCAAAATGCTACAAGTAATATTCTTTGCAATACTTTTTGGGGTGGCAATGGTAATGGTTAATTCTCCTGTAGTAGAGCCCATAAAGCGGGCGTTTGATGGATTGAATGAAATAGTTATACAAATGGTAAACATCATTATGTTATTTGCTCCATTTGGTGTTTTTGCATTGCTATGTTCTCTTTTGGTAGATATTGCAGGAGATAATCCTGATAGAGCTGTAGAGCTTTTAGGTGTATTGGCTCAATATAGTTTAACAGTAGTTTTTGGTCTTGGATTAATGATTTTTGGATTCTATCCAATGTTAGTTCGAGTATTTGGCAAGTTTAAATACAAAGATTTCTTTTCAGGTATATTCCCGGCTCAAATGATGGCTTTTTCAACTAGTTCTAGTGCGGCAACTTTGCCTGTAACCATGGAACGTGTAGAGAAGCATCTAGGTGTTTCTAATGAAACTGCCAGTTTTGTTTTACCACTTGGAGCAACAGTTAATATGGATGGTACTAGTTTGTATCAAGGTGTGGCTGCTGTGTTTATCGCTCAAGCATATGGTTTAGATCTTACTATTGGTCAACAACTTGGAATCGTAGTAACTGCGACATTAGCATCTATTGGATCTGCTGCAGTGCCAGGAGCAGGTATTGTAATGCTAGTAATTGTGCTCGAACAAGCTAAGATTCCAGTTGAAGGTATCGCATTAATACTTGCTCCAGATAGAATTTTAGATATGTGTAGAACTGTTGTGAATGTAACAGGTGATGCAACAGTTTGTATGTTGGTGGAGAAGACTAAGAAAAAATCTGAAATTCCCTCAGAGTCAGTTAAGGTTTAG
- a CDS encoding GumC family protein, with product MENQDTVFIDIKAIANRVLSKWYYFVGSLIVAFLLAFVHNKTAQRIYQFKSSLIIGQNQNGPKSANDILIAMGAEQKNITNLKDEMGRLTSFTMVRKTFEALNLKAAYYKGEDKGKNEQFGAGEFPFKVVIDSLDPQPLGVPIFVKLFPDSTYEVEVDAENVPIYDYSLNEVVRVEPELKIKERIHAREKFTHENLSFMIIPDDKYLAGIPEERVHFIFNSYDRLADTYIKRLEVKERDRDSYILDLEVTGSNPKKEIAILNKLMEVFKTTDLLEKMKLGENTLEYINTQLYDARFNLTQSEQGLTNFQTSSDIVNADLATTTLSAEMQRLKQQQNELAVTLKLYERLKGYLESDLELTESIAASAYNLNDGGVQAMLTEIIRLNSEKTQQEPIVGPEHPSIKRINLQINSAREALKQQVRTAIQSTVIKKQEIDRQLASNQAQFNKIPLQQRRIQELQRSSEFDKTTYQNLLQKKTEAEILLTNTTSDVKILDSARMMGSQPVSPKTTVSYLLALIIGLAIPYVLITLKDYLDDSVKSKDDLITSTKIPYLGMILRGEKSNALVFEGKSRSGVAESFRSLRVNLEHMRPSLNGVNGHGNNAAGVNGKVNGFKSIQTIGLTSSVSGEGKTFCSVNLASAFAQSGKKTIIICGDLRKPKFSEYFDINNKTGLSGYLIGDFTINDIIQPTKIENLYVIDAGYAPNNPNPTIILDSARMEQLMDKLKQEFDQIIIDTPPIGFVAEYFILKKYVDSSIYVVRSNYTNKKLLGEINDLYNNKKVDNISVVLNDVKLSQALYGYGDKRNGY from the coding sequence ATGGAAAATCAGGATACTGTATTTATCGACATAAAAGCCATAGCCAATAGGGTACTATCCAAGTGGTATTACTTTGTGGGTTCTCTTATTGTGGCTTTCCTGCTTGCATTTGTCCATAATAAAACTGCACAAAGAATCTATCAGTTTAAATCAAGCCTTATTATAGGTCAAAATCAAAATGGACCTAAAAGTGCAAATGACATACTGATTGCGATGGGAGCAGAGCAAAAGAATATTACTAACTTAAAAGATGAGATGGGTAGACTTACCTCATTTACTATGGTTAGAAAAACTTTTGAAGCACTTAATCTTAAAGCTGCTTATTATAAAGGAGAAGACAAAGGTAAAAATGAACAATTTGGTGCAGGCGAATTCCCTTTTAAGGTGGTTATAGATTCTTTAGATCCTCAGCCATTAGGAGTCCCGATTTTTGTGAAGTTGTTTCCTGATTCTACTTACGAAGTTGAAGTTGACGCAGAAAATGTTCCTATTTATGATTATAGCCTTAATGAGGTTGTTAGGGTTGAGCCTGAGCTTAAAATAAAAGAGCGAATTCATGCAAGAGAGAAATTTACGCATGAAAATTTAAGCTTCATGATTATTCCTGATGATAAATATCTAGCTGGTATTCCAGAAGAGCGTGTCCATTTTATATTTAATAGTTACGATCGATTAGCTGATACTTACATAAAAAGACTAGAGGTTAAAGAGCGTGATAGAGATTCCTATATATTAGATCTTGAGGTTACAGGAAGTAATCCTAAAAAGGAAATAGCTATTCTTAATAAGTTAATGGAGGTTTTTAAAACTACAGACTTATTAGAGAAAATGAAGTTAGGTGAAAATACTTTAGAGTATATTAATACTCAGCTATATGATGCAAGATTTAATTTAACACAATCAGAACAAGGTTTAACTAATTTCCAGACTTCAAGTGATATTGTTAATGCAGACCTTGCAACAACAACTCTATCAGCTGAGATGCAGAGATTAAAGCAACAGCAAAATGAATTAGCTGTTACGCTTAAGTTGTATGAGAGATTAAAAGGATATTTGGAAAGTGATCTGGAGTTAACTGAAAGTATCGCAGCAAGTGCATATAACTTAAACGATGGTGGTGTACAAGCTATGTTAACCGAAATTATTAGGTTAAATAGTGAAAAAACACAGCAGGAGCCAATTGTTGGTCCGGAACACCCATCAATTAAGCGAATTAATTTACAGATTAATAGCGCAAGGGAGGCTTTAAAACAGCAGGTAAGAACAGCTATTCAGTCTACAGTAATTAAAAAGCAGGAGATTGATAGGCAATTAGCATCTAACCAAGCTCAATTTAACAAGATACCACTCCAACAAAGAAGAATACAAGAATTACAAAGAAGCTCTGAGTTTGATAAGACTACTTATCAAAACCTATTACAGAAAAAAACTGAAGCAGAAATCTTATTAACTAATACTACATCTGATGTAAAGATATTAGATTCTGCTAGAATGATGGGTAGCCAGCCAGTTTCACCAAAAACTACAGTATCTTATTTATTAGCATTAATTATAGGTTTAGCTATTCCATATGTACTAATTACATTGAAAGACTATCTTGATGATAGTGTTAAATCTAAAGACGATTTAATTACTTCTACCAAAATACCTTATTTGGGTATGATCTTAAGAGGCGAAAAATCAAATGCTTTAGTTTTTGAAGGTAAGTCTAGATCTGGAGTTGCGGAATCATTTAGATCTTTACGTGTTAACCTTGAGCATATGCGACCGTCTTTAAATGGTGTAAATGGTCATGGAAATAATGCTGCTGGTGTAAATGGTAAAGTTAATGGATTTAAGAGTATCCAAACTATTGGTTTAACATCATCAGTTAGTGGCGAAGGAAAAACGTTCTGTTCTGTAAACTTGGCTTCTGCTTTTGCTCAATCAGGTAAGAAAACAATTATTATCTGTGGAGACTTAAGAAAGCCTAAATTCTCAGAGTATTTTGATATAAATAATAAAACAGGTTTATCTGGATATTTGATTGGTGATTTTACTATTAACGATATAATTCAACCAACCAAAATAGAAAACCTTTATGTTATAGATGCAGGTTATGCGCCAAATAACCCTAACCCAACAATTATTCTTGATTCTGCAAGAATGGAGCAGTTAATGGATAAATTGAAGCAAGAGTTTGATCAAATTATTATAGATACTCCTCCAATTGGTTTTGTAGCCGAATACTTTATTCTTAAAAAGTATGTTGACTCAAGCATTTATGTTGTCAGGTCAAACTACACGAATAAGAAACTGTTAGGTGAAATTAATGACCTATACAACAATAAAAAGGTAGATAACATCAGTGTTGTTCTAAACGATGTGAAATTATCTCAAGCTCTATATGGATACGGAGATAAGAGAAATGGATATTAA
- a CDS encoding polysaccharide biosynthesis/export family protein, with translation MSRKLLFVFLVFCIFSCIPNEKLIYLQSENITTKSAVQYNNTRNNYLVQSNDVLAIDIVSPADPAASEIFNRESNNVQGAMQPAATFYIKGYSVDSDGNITLPLIGKLKVSGSTIEDITYRVQEVLKNYLKNATVTVKLVSFKVTVLGDVKNPGTYYVFNNQANIFEALGMAGDLIDTADRTRIKLIRQNSKGSEAVLIDLTEENLLRLPYYYLQPNDVLYAERLEQATKQKNLPVLTAIFAGIGSITALASIIYVISGANNNN, from the coding sequence ATGTCTCGAAAATTATTATTTGTTTTTTTAGTTTTTTGTATCTTTTCTTGCATCCCAAATGAAAAGCTAATCTACTTACAAAGTGAAAACATCACTACAAAATCTGCAGTACAGTATAACAATACACGAAATAATTACCTTGTGCAAAGTAATGATGTATTGGCAATTGACATAGTGAGTCCAGCTGACCCTGCAGCATCTGAGATTTTTAATCGTGAATCCAATAATGTACAAGGAGCAATGCAACCAGCAGCAACCTTTTACATTAAAGGTTACTCGGTAGATTCAGATGGGAATATCACTCTTCCATTAATTGGAAAATTAAAAGTTTCAGGTTCAACTATAGAGGATATTACTTATAGAGTTCAAGAAGTTCTTAAAAATTATTTAAAGAATGCTACAGTTACAGTTAAGCTTGTAAGCTTTAAAGTAACTGTACTGGGAGATGTTAAAAACCCAGGAACATATTATGTGTTTAACAATCAGGCAAATATTTTTGAGGCATTGGGTATGGCTGGTGATCTTATCGATACAGCAGATAGAACGAGGATTAAATTAATTAGACAAAATAGCAAGGGTTCAGAAGCAGTATTAATAGATCTTACAGAAGAAAACCTGTTAAGGTTACCGTACTACTATTTACAGCCAAATGATGTGTTGTATGCTGAAAGACTTGAGCAAGCTACAAAACAAAAAAACTTACCTGTTTTAACTGCTATTTTTGCTGGTATAGGAAGTATAACTGCTTTAGCAAGTATTATATATGTTATATCAGGAGCAAACAATAATAATTAA
- the gatB gene encoding Asp-tRNA(Asn)/Glu-tRNA(Gln) amidotransferase subunit GatB has product MKQEIIDTYELVVGLEVHAQLSTKTKAFSPDANAYGEDPNTNISVITLAHPGTLPKSNGKALEYSIKMGLACGCEITRYNIYDRKNYFYPDLPKGFQITQDKAPICVGGFFDVENNEGKASRIRLNRIHMEEDAGKSIHLEGAAYTMVDLNRAGVPLIEIVTEPDIRYAEEAIQVMEQVRRLVRYLEVSDGNMEEGSLRCDANVSVRKIGDTELGRKVEVKNMNSMRNVQKAIEHERIRQIKMLEAGEEIISETRTFNPDTGKTYSMRTKEELNDYRYFPEPDLPPIIVSDEMLARISSEMPPLPKALFEKFTKEYKLPAYDAGVLTDQKEVALYFEEICSHTKNFKAASNWLMTTIKSYLNDSGKEITDFELEAGKIAQLIALVDDAKVSNTTATGTLFKALISEPDKEPEELAKSLNLIQESNDGFIVPIIDEVLARFPDKVAAYKKGKKNLIGLFMGEVMKAGKGKVDPKKANELIRKQLEKA; this is encoded by the coding sequence ATGAAGCAGGAAATTATTGATACATACGAATTGGTAGTAGGGCTAGAAGTACACGCACAACTATCAACTAAAACAAAAGCATTTTCTCCAGATGCAAATGCTTACGGAGAAGACCCAAACACAAACATTAGTGTAATTACATTGGCTCATCCGGGTACATTACCTAAGAGCAATGGCAAGGCATTAGAATATTCAATTAAAATGGGACTTGCCTGTGGATGTGAAATCACTAGGTATAATATATACGATCGTAAAAACTACTTTTATCCAGATTTACCAAAAGGTTTCCAGATCACGCAAGATAAAGCACCTATTTGTGTGGGCGGATTTTTTGATGTAGAGAATAATGAAGGAAAAGCTTCTAGAATAAGGCTTAACCGCATCCATATGGAAGAAGATGCTGGTAAATCTATTCACTTAGAAGGAGCAGCCTACACCATGGTTGATTTGAACAGGGCAGGTGTACCGTTGATTGAAATTGTAACAGAGCCAGATATAAGATATGCCGAAGAAGCTATACAGGTAATGGAGCAAGTGAGGAGGTTAGTGCGATATCTTGAAGTCTCTGATGGCAATATGGAAGAAGGTTCACTAAGGTGCGATGCCAACGTTTCTGTGAGAAAAATAGGTGATACTGAACTTGGTAGAAAGGTTGAAGTGAAAAATATGAACTCTATGCGTAATGTGCAAAAAGCTATAGAGCATGAAAGAATAAGACAAATAAAAATGTTAGAGGCTGGTGAAGAAATTATCTCAGAAACCAGAACTTTTAATCCTGATACTGGCAAAACTTATAGCATGCGTACCAAGGAAGAGTTGAACGATTACCGATATTTTCCGGAACCAGACCTTCCTCCAATTATAGTTTCAGATGAAATGCTTGCAAGAATTTCATCTGAAATGCCACCGCTTCCAAAAGCACTGTTTGAAAAATTCACTAAAGAATATAAGTTACCAGCGTATGATGCAGGTGTACTTACAGACCAGAAAGAAGTAGCCTTGTATTTTGAAGAAATTTGTAGCCATACAAAGAACTTTAAAGCAGCATCTAACTGGTTAATGACGACCATTAAGTCTTATTTAAATGATTCTGGCAAAGAGATTACCGATTTTGAATTGGAGGCTGGAAAAATAGCCCAGCTTATTGCCTTAGTTGACGACGCAAAAGTGAGTAATACTACTGCAACAGGTACTTTATTTAAAGCGCTTATTAGCGAACCAGATAAAGAACCTGAGGAGTTGGCAAAATCATTAAATCTTATTCAAGAAAGTAATGATGGATTTATTGTTCCGATTATCGATGAAGTGTTAGCTCGCTTTCCAGATAAAGTAGCTGCTTACAAAAAAGGTAAAAAGAATCTGATAGGTTTGTTTATGGGTGAGGTGATGAAAGCAGGGAAAGGCAAAGTAGACCCTAAGAAAGCCAATGAGCTAATTAGAAAGCAATTAGAAAAGGCATAA
- a CDS encoding Crp/Fnr family transcriptional regulator, with protein sequence MEELLKEHFPVFSDVELRNQLLKNAQLENFETGDLILKQGSYIHYIPLLISGSVKVVREDEEGHEIFLYYIKPGESCALSFSAYMNHRKSEVKAICDEDTQLILIPSRMIDGWLQAYPSWQQFALQLYDIRFAELLNTVESVAFKKMDKRLIVYLKEKQSLHQANLLHITHHQIATDLATSREVISRLLKQLEKKGMIKISRNSIKINGFM encoded by the coding sequence ATGGAAGAACTCTTAAAGGAACATTTTCCTGTATTTTCAGATGTAGAGTTGAGAAATCAATTACTTAAAAATGCCCAACTAGAAAACTTTGAAACCGGTGATCTTATATTAAAACAAGGCAGTTATATCCATTATATTCCACTTTTAATTAGCGGTTCAGTTAAAGTTGTAAGGGAAGATGAAGAAGGACACGAAATATTTCTTTACTATATAAAACCTGGCGAAAGTTGCGCCCTTTCTTTTTCGGCTTATATGAATCACAGAAAAAGCGAAGTAAAAGCCATTTGCGATGAAGATACGCAGTTAATTCTTATACCATCTCGCATGATTGACGGATGGCTACAAGCCTATCCCTCTTGGCAGCAATTTGCATTACAACTATACGACATCCGTTTTGCCGAATTACTCAATACAGTAGAGAGTGTTGCTTTTAAAAAAATGGATAAACGACTTATTGTGTACCTAAAAGAAAAGCAAAGTCTCCATCAAGCAAACCTATTGCATATTACCCATCATCAGATTGCAACCGATTTGGCAACTTCAAGAGAGGTTATATCAAGGTTATTAAAACAATTAGAAAAGAAAGGCATGATTAAAATCTCCAGAAATTCTATCAAAATAAATGGCTTTATGTAA
- a CDS encoding redoxin domain-containing protein: protein MKYLKIGIFVLFGLVVACSSQGEKGIANAPEAENGTPTTISGKIQNPQEGEVILYQIKENQKFPFDTLNVSGDGSFEVTFPIAGAGFYLINFYESQEKMLVLNPGDKLEITADGSSADGIYEVTGSPDTNLLTEYLALDQKLSTQMNMQRQKYFETEDKEQAEEDYNEFVKNAVAEIKGFIEKADGSIVSIFPATQLNIDEDSEYLTALSNKLFEKYPEEQMVIDLKKKIDAVKNTAIGEVAPDIELQSPEGKDISLSSLRGKYVLIDFWASWCGPCRQENPNVVRVYNKFKDKGFEIYGVSLDRDKNAWNKAIEKDGLTWLHVSDLNFWNSEVVPLYNIEGIPMTVLLDKDGKIIAKNLRGKALEDKLTELL, encoded by the coding sequence ATGAAATATTTAAAGATAGGAATTTTTGTATTGTTTGGGCTTGTGGTTGCATGCTCATCACAAGGAGAGAAAGGAATAGCTAATGCACCTGAAGCAGAAAATGGAACTCCAACAACAATATCCGGAAAAATTCAAAACCCCCAAGAAGGCGAGGTTATATTATATCAAATAAAAGAGAATCAGAAATTTCCATTCGATACTTTAAATGTAAGTGGCGATGGTTCATTTGAAGTTACATTCCCTATAGCCGGAGCAGGTTTTTATTTGATTAACTTTTATGAGAGCCAAGAGAAAATGCTGGTTTTAAATCCTGGTGATAAACTTGAAATTACAGCAGATGGCTCAAGTGCTGATGGAATTTATGAAGTAACAGGTTCACCAGATACAAATTTGCTTACTGAGTATTTAGCATTAGATCAAAAATTAAGTACTCAAATGAATATGCAGAGACAGAAATATTTTGAGACAGAAGATAAGGAGCAAGCAGAAGAAGATTATAATGAATTTGTGAAAAATGCAGTTGCTGAAATTAAAGGATTTATTGAGAAAGCAGATGGTTCAATTGTTTCAATATTTCCAGCTACTCAACTAAATATAGATGAAGACTCAGAGTATTTAACTGCGCTTTCTAATAAGCTTTTTGAGAAATACCCAGAAGAGCAAATGGTAATTGATCTAAAAAAGAAGATTGATGCTGTTAAAAATACAGCAATAGGCGAGGTAGCACCAGATATTGAACTGCAAAGTCCAGAAGGTAAAGACATTAGTTTATCTTCATTAAGAGGTAAATATGTGTTGATAGATTTTTGGGCATCGTGGTGTGGGCCTTGTAGACAAGAAAACCCAAATGTTGTAAGGGTTTACAATAAGTTTAAAGACAAAGGCTTCGAGATTTATGGTGTTTCTCTAGACAGGGATAAAAACGCTTGGAATAAAGCTATAGAAAAAGATGGTTTAACTTGGTTACATGTTTCTGATCTTAATTTCTGGAATTCAGAAGTTGTTCCTTTATATAATATCGAAGGTATTCCGATGACGGTTCTACTAGACAAAGACGGAAAAATTATCGCAAAAAACCTTCGTGGTAAAGCACTTGAAGATAAACTTACAGAGCTTCTATAA
- a CDS encoding lipopolysaccharide biosynthesis protein, with protein sequence MSQNLASKTATGVKWSTISTVYSSALQIVYTSIMGHLLDSTSFGIVASAGVILRFGMYFAQMGMGQAIIQKKDLNVLEIRSAFTSSILLGGLFFLLTFLFADFSVVLLDNNQIIDVVRALSFNFILVGLSSTSLSLLKRELAFKKLAVIEVVSYTGYLIVGVGLAFNDFGVWSLVFATLCQSLMQTMGSYLTVRHNIKPFFDWNVYKPLFQFGSKVSIISFMEFIGSNMDTMLIGKLLNASLLGIYNRAFMLVNLPMRYITMSISKVLYPSLSRIQNESAKLKKIFLLTISVASILLFPISAGIFASAENIILTVLGEDWVQSIIILKILAFAAPLDLLSHFGGVFCEANNKLNPKIILQFSYLVLLATLFFLLKDYGIQGVAIGVLIGELSRFLAYMVVVGKMLHISFKEYLNILLSIVINIAFVTAVMLGISYSLDLVDIPILFKLLIQIASGAITVLLMLKIPNNQRLILSIRESNFNIPFLNKISSFLN encoded by the coding sequence ATGTCTCAAAACTTAGCATCGAAAACTGCCACAGGGGTTAAGTGGAGCACAATTTCGACAGTATATAGTTCTGCATTGCAGATTGTATATACCTCAATTATGGGGCATTTATTAGATTCTACAAGTTTTGGTATAGTTGCTAGTGCTGGCGTAATATTAAGATTTGGGATGTATTTTGCCCAAATGGGCATGGGACAAGCAATAATCCAGAAAAAAGACTTAAATGTTTTAGAGATAAGATCTGCATTTACATCAAGCATTTTATTAGGTGGATTATTCTTTTTACTAACCTTTCTATTTGCAGATTTCTCTGTTGTTTTGCTAGATAATAACCAAATTATAGATGTTGTAAGAGCATTATCTTTCAACTTTATACTAGTTGGTTTATCATCAACTTCATTAAGTTTATTAAAAAGAGAGTTGGCTTTTAAAAAACTTGCTGTTATTGAAGTTGTCTCTTACACAGGATATTTAATTGTAGGTGTTGGTCTTGCTTTTAATGATTTTGGAGTTTGGAGTTTGGTTTTTGCTACATTATGTCAATCATTAATGCAAACAATGGGATCTTACTTAACAGTAAGACACAATATTAAACCTTTCTTCGATTGGAATGTGTACAAGCCATTATTTCAATTTGGTAGTAAAGTGTCGATAATAAGTTTTATGGAGTTTATAGGCTCCAATATGGATACAATGCTTATTGGAAAACTATTAAACGCATCTCTATTAGGTATTTATAATAGAGCTTTTATGTTGGTAAATCTTCCGATGAGATATATTACCATGAGTATTTCTAAAGTTTTGTATCCCTCATTAAGTAGAATACAAAATGAAAGTGCTAAGTTGAAAAAGATATTTCTTCTTACAATTTCAGTAGCATCTATATTATTGTTCCCGATTTCCGCAGGAATATTTGCTTCAGCAGAAAATATCATATTAACAGTATTAGGAGAAGATTGGGTACAGTCTATTATTATTCTCAAAATCTTGGCATTTGCTGCACCACTCGATTTGTTAAGTCACTTTGGAGGAGTATTTTGTGAAGCTAATAACAAGCTAAACCCGAAGATAATTTTGCAGTTTAGTTATTTGGTACTTCTAGCGACTCTATTTTTCCTTTTGAAAGACTATGGAATACAAGGTGTTGCTATCGGTGTACTGATAGGAGAGTTAAGTAGATTTTTAGCTTATATGGTTGTTGTTGGGAAAATGCTTCATATATCATTTAAAGAGTATTTGAATATTCTCTTATCAATAGTAATAAATATTGCTTTTGTAACAGCAGTAATGTTAGGAATATCATATAGTTTGGATTTAGTAGATATTCCAATTTTATTTAAGCTATTAATACAAATAGCATCAGGAGCCATTACTGTATTACTAATGCTTAAAATTCCAAATAATCAGAGGCTAATATTATCTATAAGGGAGAGTAATTTTAATATCCCATTTTTAAATAAAATTTCTTCTTTTTTGAATTAA
- a CDS encoding YgaP family membrane protein: protein MKKNMGTIDKVIRIAIAAIVALLYFTNVISGTVAIIAGILATIFLLTSVISFCPLYAPFGISTCKANKQKA, encoded by the coding sequence ATGAAAAAGAACATGGGTACTATCGATAAAGTAATAAGAATTGCAATTGCAGCAATAGTTGCTTTGCTATACTTTACAAATGTAATAAGTGGTACTGTTGCAATTATAGCAGGTATACTGGCTACTATATTTTTACTAACCAGTGTAATAAGCTTTTGCCCACTTTATGCACCATTTGGTATATCTACATGTAAAGCCAATAAACAGAAAGCTTAA
- a CDS encoding transposase, which produces MRDQQLFQPQDYLTPKWYLFKSSKLGNVYDSIPWEQLSACLPKKNKGPGAPSWFSPQGMFGLMFLKAYLNLSDEKLIARFNTDWSLQLFCNKLLQDHQKIKDKAILSRIRTYMADHTDWQQLQEVLLQHWKTDMHNTHVLLMDATCYESYIRFPTDVKLLWESCQWVFEKQLYRYCKILGVKRPGSKYIDQKRMQMSYDRSRKKTYKAGRKRKKSLIYLLSKGLGQLQCLLNENPQIQLHLHERTYLKTIKKIIEQQQFLQQHPAKELKNRIVSLPKAYVRPIVRGKEAKRVEFGMKAHLLQVDGICFIDTMEFRAFNESTRLKLSSLKHRSIFGSLHQLGADRIYATNKNRKYLTEKKIFTCFPKKGPKVNNPAESQLRSLISSQRATVMEGSFGVHKTAYGLNKIKVKGEKREMIHVFFAVMMANAVKISKRKSEQAPLLQAA; this is translated from the coding sequence ATGAGAGATCAACAGCTTTTCCAACCACAAGATTACTTAACTCCAAAATGGTATTTATTTAAGAGTAGTAAATTGGGTAATGTTTATGATAGCATCCCTTGGGAACAACTTTCTGCATGTCTGCCTAAGAAAAATAAAGGCCCTGGTGCTCCTAGCTGGTTTTCGCCTCAGGGCATGTTTGGCTTAATGTTTCTAAAAGCCTATTTAAACCTGAGTGATGAAAAGCTCATAGCACGCTTTAATACCGATTGGAGCCTTCAGCTATTTTGCAATAAATTGCTACAGGATCATCAAAAGATTAAGGATAAGGCCATTTTAAGTCGAATCAGGACGTATATGGCGGACCATACTGATTGGCAACAACTTCAAGAGGTACTACTCCAACACTGGAAAACAGACATGCATAATACGCATGTGCTCTTAATGGATGCTACTTGTTATGAGAGTTATATTCGTTTTCCTACCGATGTTAAGCTGCTCTGGGAGAGCTGCCAATGGGTGTTTGAAAAGCAGCTTTACAGATACTGTAAAATATTAGGAGTAAAACGACCTGGCTCCAAATATATAGATCAAAAGCGCATGCAGATGTCTTATGATCGTAGTCGTAAAAAGACATATAAAGCTGGTCGCAAGCGTAAAAAGTCATTGATATATCTACTATCCAAAGGATTGGGGCAACTGCAATGCCTACTTAACGAAAATCCACAAATACAGCTTCACTTACATGAGAGAACATATCTAAAAACTATAAAGAAGATAATCGAGCAACAGCAATTCTTGCAGCAGCATCCAGCTAAAGAATTGAAAAACAGGATTGTATCACTTCCCAAGGCTTATGTTAGGCCGATAGTGCGAGGTAAAGAAGCTAAAAGGGTTGAGTTCGGAATGAAGGCACACCTGCTTCAGGTGGATGGTATCTGCTTTATCGATACCATGGAGTTCCGCGCTTTTAATGAAAGTACCAGACTGAAATTAAGTAGTTTAAAACATAGATCGATATTTGGCTCACTTCATCAACTAGGAGCAGATCGCATTTACGCCACCAACAAAAACAGGAAGTATTTAACAGAAAAGAAGATATTTACCTGCTTTCCAAAGAAAGGTCCTAAAGTAAACAACCCTGCTGAAAGCCAACTCAGAAGTCTCATCTCTAGCCAAAGAGCCACGGTGATGGAGGGAAGTTTTGGCGTGCATAAAACAGCTTATGGCCTCAATAAGATCAAGGTTAAAGGAGAAAAACGAGAAATGATACACGTTTTTTTCGCAGTTATGATGGCCAATGCCGTTAAGATCAGCAAAAGGAAATCAGAACAAGCCCCTCTACTTCAGGCCGCCTAA